The Nitrospiraceae bacterium region GATTGCTTCCGGGAAGTCGGGCCGGTGAAGTCAGAAGCTTGCTCCCGGTTCTGCTGGATTCGGCACAGCGACTCATGGCGGCGAACCCGAAAACACAATTTCTCCTGGCACAGGCCTCGTCGATTGACGATAATCTGCTCCAGATGCATCTTCGTCACAGCCCCGTGCCGGTGCAGGTTGCATCCGATCAGGCGAGCGAGGTGATGGCCGCTTCTGATGTGCTCCTCGTGGCCTCGGGTACTGCGACTCTGCAAGCAGCTGTGGTGGGGACTCCGATGGTCCTGCTGTACAAAGTTCCGTGGCTGACGTACTGGCTTGGTCGCCTGCTGATTACGGTGCAGTGGATCGGATTGGTGAACCTTGTAGCTGGCCGGTCCGTCGTTCGGGAATTCATTCAGAGTGAGGCGACGGCCGAACGTATCACGGAGGAGGCGCTTCGTCTCTTGCGGGATCGGGCGGTCTATGATGAGATGAAGCGGGGATTGCGGGAGGTCCGAGAATCACTCGGAGAGCCGGGCGCGTCACATCGAACGGCGCAGGTGGTGTTGGCAGAATGTCGAGCGTAGATCATTTTTTCCGACTGCTTCGCTACGTGAGGCCTTATCGAGGCCGGTTCATCGGAGCTTTCCTCTGCTCCGGACTCGTCGCAGCCCTTTCGGCTGCCTATGCCTGGCTCGTTCGGCCCGTCCTCGACGGAATTTTCATCGACAAAAATGAGACGCTGCTGTTGGTGTTGCCCCTCGCCCTGTTCGGTGTCGCTGTGTTGAAAGCGCTCTTCAGTTACGGACAAACGTATCTGATCAGCTATGTTGGCAACCAGGTGATCACCGATATTCGGCAGGGACTGTTTGATCGGTTGATGCGATTGCCGATCGGGTTCCACGACTCGAATACGTCCGGGCGCTTGGTTTCCCGTGTGGTAAGCGATGTCAGTGTGATGGCCAATGCGGTATCCAACGTGCTTAAAGATATGTTTCTGAACGGGTTGACGTTTCTGGCGATGCTTGGGGTGATCTTTTATCAGAATTGGCAGATGGCCGGGTTGTCGCTGATCGTAATTCCGCTCGCGGCGTTTACGATGGTTCGGGTGGGGAAACGGCTTCGCAACCTTGCCACCCGCGGTCAGGAGCGGATGGGGGATATGGCGTCCACTATCCAGGAATCATTGGCCGGGATCCGCATCGTCAAAGCCTTTTGCCGTGAGGATGCCGAGTCGGAGCGGTTCAGGGCGAATAATCAAGCGTTCCTCTCCACGACGTTGAAATCCAATCAAGTGTGGTCGATCGGTTCCTCCTACATGGAAGTGATCGCAGTGCTCGGCGTCGCCGTGATTGTCTGGTACGGGGGCTACCTGGTGATTCAAGGAACCATGACGCCGGGGGCCTTCTTCTCATTCCTGACGGCGATGTTCATGGCCTTCACGCCGATCCGCAAGTTGTCCGGCTCGAACAATTCGATTCAGCAGGCGGTGGCGGCGGCGGAACGGGTCTTTGACGTCCTGGATCTCCCCACGGAACAGGATGCGGAGCGCGGGCGGTTGGAATTGCCGCGAATCACACGATCAATCGAGTTTCAAGATGTGACGTTCCACTACGAGGGGCATGGAATTCCGGCGGTGTCCGACATTGATTTGTCGATTCGCGCCGGCGAAATCGTTGCGCTCGTCGGCAGCAGCGGGAGTGGAAAAACGACGCTGGTCAATCTCCTGCCGCGGTTCTATGAGCCAACACTTGGGCGAATCCTTATCGACGAAGTGGACATCCAGTCCTACTCGCTCCAATCCCTCCGGGCGAAGATCGGGATTGTGTCCCAAGAGGTGGTGCTCTTCGACGACATGGTTCGCAACAATATTGCTTTCGGGCGACCGGGGGCGACGGACGAGGAGATTCTGCAGGCGGCTCGCCTGGCCTATGCGCACGAGTTTATCGAACGACTGCCGCAAGGCTACCGGACACTGGTCGGCGAGCGTGGCGTGAAACTGTCGGGCGGGGAGCGCCAACGTATCGCCATTGCCCGAGCGATCTTGAGGGATCCGCCGCTGCTGATTCTCGACGAGGCGACGTCGGCGTTGGATACGGAGTCCGAACGGGTCGTGCAGCAAGCGCTGGGCAATCTGATGAAAGGCCGCACGACCGTCGTGATTGCACACCGGTTGTCGACGATCCAGCGGGCCGACCGAATTGTTGTGCTTCATCGCGGCACGATCGCGGAAATCGGCACCCATGAGGAACTCTTGCGTCGGGACGGCCCCTACAAGCGGCTTCATGCGATGCAATTTCAGGATGTGGTGGAGTAAGACCGGCGTGGGGATTCAGGATGCGATGCGCCGATTCACGGCCTGGCTGAAACTGTCCGTCCTTCCTCCGGTCGGGGCGTCCATCATCCGTGGGATCGGACGGACCATGCGCCTTGACCAGCAGGGTCATGAACACGTGGATGCGCTCTATCGAGAAGGGCGGCACATCATTCTGGCGT contains the following coding sequences:
- the msbA gene encoding lipid A export permease/ATP-binding protein MsbA yields the protein MSSVDHFFRLLRYVRPYRGRFIGAFLCSGLVAALSAAYAWLVRPVLDGIFIDKNETLLLVLPLALFGVAVLKALFSYGQTYLISYVGNQVITDIRQGLFDRLMRLPIGFHDSNTSGRLVSRVVSDVSVMANAVSNVLKDMFLNGLTFLAMLGVIFYQNWQMAGLSLIVIPLAAFTMVRVGKRLRNLATRGQERMGDMASTIQESLAGIRIVKAFCREDAESERFRANNQAFLSTTLKSNQVWSIGSSYMEVIAVLGVAVIVWYGGYLVIQGTMTPGAFFSFLTAMFMAFTPIRKLSGSNNSIQQAVAAAERVFDVLDLPTEQDAERGRLELPRITRSIEFQDVTFHYEGHGIPAVSDIDLSIRAGEIVALVGSSGSGKTTLVNLLPRFYEPTLGRILIDEVDIQSYSLQSLRAKIGIVSQEVVLFDDMVRNNIAFGRPGATDEEILQAARLAYAHEFIERLPQGYRTLVGERGVKLSGGERQRIAIARAILRDPPLLILDEATSALDTESERVVQQALGNLMKGRTTVVIAHRLSTIQRADRIVVLHRGTIAEIGTHEELLRRDGPYKRLHAMQFQDVVE